One Ictalurus punctatus breed USDA103 chromosome 10, Coco_2.0, whole genome shotgun sequence genomic region harbors:
- the pth1b gene encoding parathyroid hormone 1b → MVTDTWGFVGNCNSKSQFSNKIFPVHTMDKAILIILFWSLCSLVHLEGLPISKRSISEVQLMHNVGEHKQTVERQDWLQVKLKTVIIPSINDSQKGQKGKTRNLSSVFQAWNSPVQISI, encoded by the exons ATGGTGACCGACACATGGGGCTTCGTTGGAAATTGCAACAGCAAATCACAGTTTT CCAATAAAATATTTCCAGTACATACAATGGATAAAgctattttaattattttgttctGGAGTCTTTGCAGTCTAGTACATTTGGAAGGACTACCAATCAG TAAGAGGTCCATCAGTGAAGTCCAGCTGATGCACAATGTTGGAGAACACAAGCAAACAGTGGAAAGACAGGACTGGCTTCAAGTAAAGCTGAAGACTGTAATCATACCCAGTATCAATGACTCACAGAAAGGACAAAAGGGGAAAACCAGGAATCTTTCTTCAGTTTTCCAAGCCTGGAACAGTCCAGTGCAGATATCAATTTAA